In Oscillospiraceae bacterium, the genomic window TTGCGCCCGGCCTTTTCCTGATTTGTGCGGCGATGGGGCTGAACGCCCTGTCCAACACCATGTTTTCCGGCACCGATGCCGCTCTGACCTACGACAGCCTGAAGCAGGCCGGGCAGGAAGAACGGTATCTTTCCGTGGCCGCCAACCGCTCCCAGATCGGCATGCTGGCCAGCGCGCTCGGCTCCCTTGCCAGCACACTGCGGCGGTTTCTGCGGTTTTCCGGCTTTTATCTGGTGAGTGCGCTGTTCAGCAGCATTTCCACACTGGCCATGCTCCTGCTGAAGGAACCTGTGGTCACCGAAGCACAAGCCGCCCGGAGTTCCCATTCCCTGCGAGAGCTGCCGGGCCAGTTCGCGCAGCTGGTGCGGGACAGTGCCGCCGCCCTGCGCGGCTGCCCGCTGGCGGCAAAACTCATCGCTGCCGATGCGTTCATCTCTGTCCCCTGCTATCTGACCAAGATGTTCCTGCAGCAGCGGCTCGTGGAGCTGGGCTGGCCCACCGAGTGGCTTTTTCTGCCCTTGCTGCTGGGCGGTGCGGCCTGCGTGGCCGGTACCGAGATCGGCCGACGGGTACATCCCCACACCCTGCGGCGGTTCTACACGGTGTGTGCCCTGCTGGTCGGCGGCGGGACCTTTCTGGTCGGCGCGGCGCCTGCATGGGGCGGCATTCTGGGCATGATGCTGGTGCAGGGCGTGCTGGAAGTCTGGCTGCTCCATGCCGACCAGCGTCTCAATGCCCTGATCTCCAGTGATCAGCGGGCTACCCTCATCAGTGTGGACAGCATGGCCTACAGCATCCTGATGATCCCCGCAAGCCCCTTTGTGGGTGCCGTGGGCGATCTCTTCGGGCAGGCGGGTGCCGGGCTTGCCCTGCTGGGCGTCCTGACCGCTGCCAGCGGGGCGGCGGTACTGGCCAAGCGCCGGAGCTGAGTTTTACCACAAAACGCAAAAGACCGCTGCGGCCTCTGAAGTGTACTCCGTCAAGCAAACAATAAAAACAATATAAGATCGAAACCGCCGGGTTTGAACCGCACCCCATTTGTCAGACCGTAAGATCTGCTGTTCTGGAAATGGGATGCAGTTTGTTTTTCCGCCGGGTGCTTTTTGTCTGCCAGGCAGGCACTTGTGAAGTCCGTTCATGCGAAAGTCAACATTTCTTCATGTGTTCAGCATAAAATTCCAGGTTGCCCCCCAAAGTATTAAGGTCACTGAGCGCTGTACACACTGCCCATCGTCCAGGAATTGTTGGCCGAATACTTTGCATGGTTGCGCAGGTAGGTGAGCCAGGTGCCATAGCCGTTGCCAGCCGACAGGTGGATGCCGTCCGGCGCTGCCAGCATCTCCTTCAGGTTGCCCTCACCATCGGCCAGGGCCTCCCACAGGTCCAGATACACGCAGCCCTTGCTGGCGGCCAGCTGGGCCAGCTGCTCATTCACCCCACGCAGCACATCGGAAGCAAGACCCGGCTTCTCGGCGGCCGCTTTCGGACGCACCGGCGGGACCGACTCCACATAGATCACGCAGTCCGGCCCCAGCGCCTCCCGCAGCATGTCCAGCATCTGGCCGTAATAGGCCAGGAACCGGTCGGAAGCACCCAGCGTGGTGAGGGTGTTGGTGCCCAGTAGGATATACAGCTTTTTGGGTTGGGCAGCGGCCAGCACATCCAGTGCGATCTCTTCCCCGCGGACGGAACTCTTGACCGCCGTCCGGTTCACGATGGCATCCGGCCCCACGCCGGTGTAACCGCAGACCAGCGCCCCGCCCAGATTGATCTGGTAGTCCGAAAAGCCCACGGTCAGGCTGTCACCCAGAAAGGCCGCGTCCGCAAAATAGTTCAGGTCCACCTGCCCGCAGCTGGGCTGACGGATGACGCTGGCGTCGTAGGCCTTGACCACCGCAGCGGCCGCATCCTGCCGGGCCGGGCCAAAGGTCTCCAGCGTGACCGCCTGTGCGTCCCCGCTGCCGTCCGGCGCGGTGCTGTCGCCGCTGCTGTCACTGTCTGCCGCTTCGCCCTGCATGGGCAGTGGTGCCAGAATGTCCTGTGCAATGCCGCTGGCCACCGGCTCCGACGGTGCGTCCTTGGCCGATGCACCGTTTTCCAGAATGGCGGTAATGGCGTAGGCCAGCACCAAAATGGCCAGCACCACCCCTGCCAGGCGCAGCTTGCCGCTCACGCCGCCGTGACGGGCACGGTGCGATGTCGAATGATATTCGTGTGAAATCCCCATGGTTTTTGCTCCAGCTTTCTCGTTTTTACCCCCAGCGGCCGACACAGCCCGCCGCATCGGATGCAAGTGCTCCCATTCTATCATAATTTTTTTGCCTGTGCAACCAATTGGGTCTTGCATACAACAGGCAAAACAGTTACAATAGAGTCGTAGCAGTTTTTGCGCATTTTACAAAAAGCGCATTCACATGCTGCATCATTTTTGTACCACTTGCAAACTTGTTTTGTCAGCCGCCTTTGGTCTGTGTGCAGTGCAGGGCCGCAGTCCCTTTGCAGCAGGGCGGCAGACAACATCGGTTTGCAAGCGTTTTCTATCGTTCACGGTAAAGGATCAAGAAGGAGGTACTCATGGCCAAAAATGTGATCATTGGTCAGAGCGGCGGCCCCACGGCCGTCATCAATTCCAGCCTGGCAGGCGTGTACAAGGCTGCCTGCAGTCTGGGTGCCGACAAGGTGTACGGCATGAAGTACGGCATCGAGGGCCTGCTCAAGGAAGAGCTCATCGAGCTGAATGTCCTGCTGGACGACCGCATGAGCATTGAGCTGCTCAAGCGCACCCCGTCCAGCTATCTGGGCAGCTGCCGCTACAAGCTGCCCGACCCGGACACCGACTCCACCCCGTTCGTCAAGCTGTTCACCCTGTTTGACAAGTACGACATCTGCGCGGTGTTCTACATCGGCGGCAACGACTCCATGGACACCATCGCCAAGCTCAGCCGCTACGGCGACCGGGTGGGCAGCAGCGTGCGGTTCATCGGTGTGCCCAAGACCATCGACAACGACCTGTGCCTGACCGACCACACCCCCGGCTACGGCTCGGCGGCCAAGTACATCGCCACCATTCTAAAGGAAGTCATCCGCGATTCTTCCGTGTATGACATCCGCAGCGTGACCGTGGCCGAGATCATGGGCCGTCACGCGGGCTGGCTGGCCGGTGCGGCCTGCCTGGCCGGCGGCGATGACTGTGAAGGCCCGGACCTGATCCTGCTGCCGGAGGTGCCCTTTGATCAGGACAAGTTCCTGGCCAAGGTGGACGCGCTGCAGCGGGTCAAGCCCAACGTCATCATTGCGGCCAGCGAGGGCGTCAAGACCGCCGACGGCACTTACCTGTGCGATCTGGTGTCCACCGCCGGGCAGCTGGACGCCTTTGGCCACAAGGCCGTGCTCAGCGGCACCAGCCGGTATCTGTCCGAGCTGATCCACGACAAGCTGAACTGCAAGAGCCGCGCCATCGAGTTCTCTACCCTGCAGCGCTGCGCCAGCCATCTGGCCAGCCGCACCGATGTGAACGAGGCCTATGCGGTGGGCGGTGCCGCGGCGGCAGCGGCCTTTGCGGGCGAGAGCGGCCGCATGATCGCGCTGGAGCGCATTTCCAGCTATCCCTATCAGTGCATTGCCAAGTCGGTGGATGTGCAGCAGGTGGCCAACCTGGAAAAGAAGGTGCCGCTGGACTGGATCACCCCGGACGGCATGCAGGTGACGGCGGCCTTTGAGGAGTACGCCCGCCCGCTCATTCTGGATGAGGTGACCCCCGTGTACGTCAACGGCACCCCGCGCCACATCCGCCTGTAATCCCCTTTTCCGCGTCTGTTTTCGTGCACCTGCACGTTTTATAAAAGCCGAAACAGAAAAAACAAAAAAGGAGAAATCATCATGGGTAAAAATGCAATCGTTGGTCAGTCTGGCGGCCCTACCTCCGTCATCAATGCAAGTCTGGCAGGCGTGTTCGAGAGCTGCAAGAGCCGCGGTGCCGACATCGTGTACGGTATGTGCAACGGTGTTGCCGGTCTGCTGGAGGAGCGCGTGGTGGACCTGTCCACCGTGTTGACGGACGATTTGGACATTGAGCTGCTCAAGCGCACGCCGTCCAGCTTCCTGGGCAGCTGCCGCTACAAGCTGCCCGACTGGCACGCGGACGAAGCCGTGTACAAAAAGCTGTTTGCCATTCTGGAAAAGCTGAACATCGGCTACTTCTTCTACATCGGCGGCAACGACTCCATGGACACCATCGGCAAGCTGGCCGACTACGGTGCCCGCATAGACAGCGACATCCGCTTCATGGGCGTACCCAAGACCATCGACAACGACCTGATGGTCACCGACCACACCCCCGGTTACGGTTCTGCGGCCAAGTACATCGGCGTGGTGATGAAGGAGATCATCCGTGACGCCACCGTGTACGGCACCAAGTACGTCACCGTGGTGGAGATCATGGGCCGCAACGCCGGTTGGCTGACCGCCGCCGCTGCTCTGGCCAAGAGCGACGACTGCGAGGGCGTGGACATGATCTGCCTGCCCGAAGTGCCCTTCAACGTGGACCACTTTGTGGAGAAGGTACGCGTGATGCAGGAGAAGAAGCCCAGCATCGTCATCGCCGTGTCCGAAGGCGTCAAGCTGGAGGATGGCCGCTACGTCTGTGAGCTGGCCGATGACGTGCACGCTGTGGACGCTTTCGGCCACAAGGCCCTGACCGGTACGGCCCGCTTCCTGGCCAACGTGGTGGCCCGCAATCTGGACACCAAGACACGCTGCATCGAGCTTTCCACCCTGCAGCGCTGCGCCGGCCATCTGACCAGCCGCACCGACATCACCGAGGCCTATCAGGTGGGCGGTGCTGCCGCCAAGGCTGCCTTTGAGGGCGTGACCGGCCAGATGGTGGCCCTGAAGCGCATCTCCAACAGCCCGTACCAGTGCACCACGGAGCTGCACCCCATCAGCGAGGTGGCAAACCTTGAGAAGAAGGTGCCGCTGAGCTGGATGAACGAAAACCACACCCAGATGACCGAGGAGTTCCTGGAGTACGCCCGCCCGCTGATCCAGGCCGAGCTGACCCCGCTGTACATCGCCGGTCTGCCCCACCACATCTACCTGAAGAAGCAGAAGTGATGGTTTCCCCTTTTGAACTGTTCTAAGGCATAAAAACCGCCCGCCCGGAATGCATTTCCGGGCGGGCGGTTTGTTTATCTTATGGTTATACGGTCGCACCGACCTTCGGGGCACCGCCTGCGATCTCCTCGGCGGTCAGGGGCTTTGCCTCGGCCGGGGCATTCAGGCGCTCCTTGGCCACGGCCAGCATCAGCTTGATGCGGTTTTCCTGGTTGACCTTGGTGGCGCTGGGGTCGTAGTCGATGGGGGTGATATTGGCGCTGGGGTACAGGGCGCGGATCTTGTTCACCATGCCTTTACCCACAATGTGGTTGGGCAGGCAGCCGAAGGGCTGGGCACACACGATGTTGCCGTAGCCGCCCTGCACCAGCTCGATCATCTCGGCGGTCAGCAGCCAGCCCTCGCCCATCTTGGCACCCAGCGAAATGATGCCCTTGGGCTTTTCCACCAGCTCCTTGAAGGGGCCGGGGGCGTAGAACCCGGCATCGCTCTCGGCCTTGAGCATGGCACGCTCGATGCTGTCCAGCCAGTTCAGGAACTGGTCGATGCCCACCTTCACGGCCAGCTTGCCGCCGTACAGGATGTGGTCCTCGCCCATGTTGAAGGCGCAGTACTGCACAAAGCCCATCAGGCCGGGGAAGTTCACCTCGCAGTCCTGGCTTTCCAGGAACTTCTGCAGGTCGTTGTTGCCCAGCGGGCTGTACTTGACGTAGATCTCACCAACCACGCCCACCTTGACCTTGGGCACCCGGGTGACCGGGATGTTGGCAAAGTCGGCTGCAATGAGCGGGAAGGTGTGCTTCATCTCCTTGGCGGTGTAGCCCTTGCCGGCCAGCAGGACCCGGCCCAGACGGGTGACCCACAGGTCCACCATCTTGTCGGCAGCACCCTTCTCGTTCTCATAGGGGGCCACCTGATTGCGCAGGGCGCACAGCATGTCACCGTAGAAGATGCAGGCCAGCGCGCGGCGGGCCAGCGGGATGGTCATCTGGAAGCCGCTGTCCTTTTCCAGGCCGGAAAAGTTCAGGCTGGCCACCGGGATCTGCGGGTAACCGGCCTTGACCAGTGCCTTGCGCAGCAGATGGATGTAGTTGGAAGCACGGCAGCCGCCGCCGGTCTGGGTGATGAGCAGCGCGGTGTGATCCAGATCATATTTGCCGCTGTTCAGCGCGTCCAGGAACTGGCCAATGACCAGCAGGGCCGGATAGCAGGTATCGTTGTGGACATATTTCAGGCCCAGCTGTGCCACGGCACTGCCGCAGTTGCCCAGGATCTCGCACTTGTAGCCGTCGTAGCGCAGAGCGTACTCCAGCAGGCGGAACTGGGTAATGGCCATGTTGGGGATGAGGATGGTATGCGTTTTCTTCATCTCCGGGGTGAATTTGGGATAATTGTATTCCATAGGTTCCTCCTATGTTCTCAGGCTTTTGCCTTGGCGGCGGCCTTTTCCTCGGCCACCTCGTCGCGCTCATCCAGCGCGGCAAACAGACTGCGCAGGCGGATGTTCACCGCACCCAGGTTGGTGATCTCGTCGATCTTGAGCTGGGTGTACAGCTTGCCGCCTGCCTGCAGGATCTCGCGGGTCTCGT contains:
- a CDS encoding GDSL-type esterase/lipase family protein yields the protein MGISHEYHSTSHRARHGGVSGKLRLAGVVLAILVLAYAITAILENGASAKDAPSEPVASGIAQDILAPLPMQGEAADSDSSGDSTAPDGSGDAQAVTLETFGPARQDAAAAVVKAYDASVIRQPSCGQVDLNYFADAAFLGDSLTVGFSDYQINLGGALVCGYTGVGPDAIVNRTAVKSSVRGEEIALDVLAAAQPKKLYILLGTNTLTTLGASDRFLAYYGQMLDMLREALGPDCVIYVESVPPVRPKAAAEKPGLASDVLRGVNEQLAQLAASKGCVYLDLWEALADGEGNLKEMLAAPDGIHLSAGNGYGTWLTYLRNHAKYSANNSWTMGSVYSAQ
- a CDS encoding 6-phosphofructokinase; the encoded protein is MGKNAIVGQSGGPTSVINASLAGVFESCKSRGADIVYGMCNGVAGLLEERVVDLSTVLTDDLDIELLKRTPSSFLGSCRYKLPDWHADEAVYKKLFAILEKLNIGYFFYIGGNDSMDTIGKLADYGARIDSDIRFMGVPKTIDNDLMVTDHTPGYGSAAKYIGVVMKEIIRDATVYGTKYVTVVEIMGRNAGWLTAAAALAKSDDCEGVDMICLPEVPFNVDHFVEKVRVMQEKKPSIVIAVSEGVKLEDGRYVCELADDVHAVDAFGHKALTGTARFLANVVARNLDTKTRCIELSTLQRCAGHLTSRTDITEAYQVGGAAAKAAFEGVTGQMVALKRISNSPYQCTTELHPISEVANLEKKVPLSWMNENHTQMTEEFLEYARPLIQAELTPLYIAGLPHHIYLKKQK
- a CDS encoding 6-phosphofructokinase, whose protein sequence is MAKNVIIGQSGGPTAVINSSLAGVYKAACSLGADKVYGMKYGIEGLLKEELIELNVLLDDRMSIELLKRTPSSYLGSCRYKLPDPDTDSTPFVKLFTLFDKYDICAVFYIGGNDSMDTIAKLSRYGDRVGSSVRFIGVPKTIDNDLCLTDHTPGYGSAAKYIATILKEVIRDSSVYDIRSVTVAEIMGRHAGWLAGAACLAGGDDCEGPDLILLPEVPFDQDKFLAKVDALQRVKPNVIIAASEGVKTADGTYLCDLVSTAGQLDAFGHKAVLSGTSRYLSELIHDKLNCKSRAIEFSTLQRCASHLASRTDVNEAYAVGGAAAAAAFAGESGRMIALERISSYPYQCIAKSVDVQQVANLEKKVPLDWITPDGMQVTAAFEEYARPLILDEVTPVYVNGTPRHIRL
- a CDS encoding MFS transporter is translated as MNHTIHLKKQLRCIYLSNFFSGLRITDAVWVALLAARGFSLWEIGLAESVYHIVSLLCEVPSGMAADLLGRKRALVAGGILAVLSSLLMAFAPGLFLICAAMGLNALSNTMFSGTDAALTYDSLKQAGQEERYLSVAANRSQIGMLASALGSLASTLRRFLRFSGFYLVSALFSSISTLAMLLLKEPVVTEAQAARSSHSLRELPGQFAQLVRDSAAALRGCPLAAKLIAADAFISVPCYLTKMFLQQRLVELGWPTEWLFLPLLLGGAACVAGTEIGRRVHPHTLRRFYTVCALLVGGGTFLVGAAPAWGGILGMMLVQGVLEVWLLHADQRLNALISSDQRATLISVDSMAYSILMIPASPFVGAVGDLFGQAGAGLALLGVLTAASGAAVLAKRRS
- a CDS encoding 2-hydroxyacyl-CoA dehydratase, translated to MEYNYPKFTPEMKKTHTILIPNMAITQFRLLEYALRYDGYKCEILGNCGSAVAQLGLKYVHNDTCYPALLVIGQFLDALNSGKYDLDHTALLITQTGGGCRASNYIHLLRKALVKAGYPQIPVASLNFSGLEKDSGFQMTIPLARRALACIFYGDMLCALRNQVAPYENEKGAADKMVDLWVTRLGRVLLAGKGYTAKEMKHTFPLIAADFANIPVTRVPKVKVGVVGEIYVKYSPLGNNDLQKFLESQDCEVNFPGLMGFVQYCAFNMGEDHILYGGKLAVKVGIDQFLNWLDSIERAMLKAESDAGFYAPGPFKELVEKPKGIISLGAKMGEGWLLTAEMIELVQGGYGNIVCAQPFGCLPNHIVGKGMVNKIRALYPSANITPIDYDPSATKVNQENRIKLMLAVAKERLNAPAEAKPLTAEEIAGGAPKVGATV